Proteins encoded by one window of Anaerobacillus sp. CMMVII:
- a CDS encoding ribonuclease J, with protein MKQISEKIRVFALGGVGEIGKNMYVIEVDSDLIVIDSGLMFPDDDMLGVDIVIPDISYLEENRERVKGIILTHGHEDHIGALPYVIRKLNVPIYGTKLTLGIVRAKLTESAIEGVDLRLIDCKSQITVGTTTVNFFRTNHSIPDSVGVCIETSQGSIVHTGDFKFDQNPVDGIFSDIGKMASIGEKGVLCLLSDSTNAERPGVSMSESVVGQGIKEAFYEAKGRIIVATFASNIHRIQQVINAATEVNRKVTVSGRSMVKIVSIAIELGYLHVEDGMLIRVEDIDKYSDNEITILTTGSQGEPMSALSRMAKGAHRQITIKSTDTIIISATPIPGNEKSVTKIVDLLYRTGADVIFGQKNVHTTGHGCQEELKLMLNLMKPKYFIPIHGEFRMQHVHSKIALTCGVKEDHLFMIDKGDVIEFTNGEGKQSGKVHSGNILIDGIGVGDVGNIVLRDRRLLSKDGILVVVVTLNKSNNAIVSGPDIISRGFVYVRESEQLLEEAGVLVKETLTKCMVENVIEWSSLKSSIRDVLSRYLFEKTRRRPMILPIIMEV; from the coding sequence ATGAAACAAATTTCAGAGAAAATACGTGTTTTTGCCCTGGGCGGCGTTGGGGAAATAGGGAAGAACATGTATGTAATAGAGGTAGACAGTGACCTTATTGTTATTGATTCAGGCTTAATGTTTCCTGACGATGACATGCTTGGGGTTGATATTGTGATACCTGATATTTCGTATTTAGAGGAAAATCGTGAGCGAGTAAAGGGAATTATTCTAACACACGGTCATGAAGATCATATCGGGGCACTTCCGTATGTAATTAGAAAGCTCAATGTTCCGATTTATGGAACGAAGTTGACGCTTGGTATTGTGAGAGCAAAGTTAACAGAAAGTGCCATCGAAGGTGTCGATTTAAGACTAATTGATTGTAAATCACAAATTACCGTTGGTACGACAACAGTGAATTTCTTTAGGACTAATCACAGCATTCCAGATTCTGTTGGCGTATGTATTGAAACCTCACAGGGTTCAATTGTTCATACTGGTGATTTTAAATTTGATCAAAATCCAGTAGATGGTATTTTTTCTGATATAGGAAAAATGGCTTCAATTGGTGAGAAAGGTGTTTTATGTTTATTATCCGATAGCACCAATGCCGAGCGACCTGGAGTTTCGATGTCGGAAAGTGTTGTTGGTCAAGGAATAAAGGAAGCATTCTATGAGGCAAAAGGTAGAATAATCGTGGCTACATTTGCATCAAATATTCACCGTATTCAACAAGTGATTAATGCAGCTACTGAAGTGAATCGTAAAGTAACCGTTTCCGGACGTAGCATGGTCAAGATTGTATCAATTGCGATCGAATTAGGCTATTTACATGTTGAAGATGGAATGTTAATTAGAGTAGAAGACATTGATAAATATAGTGATAATGAAATTACAATTTTAACGACTGGTAGTCAAGGTGAACCAATGTCAGCCCTTTCAAGGATGGCAAAAGGAGCACATAGGCAAATTACAATTAAATCGACAGATACAATTATTATCTCAGCTACACCAATCCCTGGTAATGAGAAGTCAGTGACAAAAATTGTTGACTTACTTTACCGAACTGGTGCAGATGTGATATTCGGACAAAAGAATGTTCACACGACAGGGCATGGTTGTCAAGAAGAATTGAAGTTGATGCTAAACCTAATGAAACCAAAATATTTCATCCCTATTCATGGAGAATTTCGGATGCAGCATGTCCATAGTAAAATTGCTTTAACTTGCGGAGTAAAGGAAGATCACCTGTTTATGATTGATAAGGGTGACGTTATCGAATTCACGAATGGTGAAGGTAAACAAAGTGGCAAGGTTCATTCAGGCAATATTCTGATTGATGGAATTGGCGTTGGAGATGTTGGGAATATTGTGCTTCGAGATCGTCGTCTTTTATCCAAAGATGGAATTTTAGTTGTCGTCGTAACATTAAACAAATCCAACAATGCGATTGTTTCAGGTCCTGATATTATCTCAAGAGGATTTGTTTATGTTAGAGAGAGCGAACAGTTATTAGAGGAAGCTGGTGTTCTAGTCAAAGAAACACTGACAAAATGTATGGTAGAAAATGTTATTGAATGGTCTTCGCTAAAAAGTAGTATCCGAGATGTCTTAAGTCGATACCTTTTTGAGAAAACTCGTCGTAGACCAATGATCTTGCCGATAATAATGGAAGTGTGA
- a CDS encoding ClpP family protease, whose product MDLQKSETHPEEQKEKQASIVEKIQQLGQTNVPQMEQSNIHVFTIIGQIEGHMQLPPQNKTTKYEHIIPQLVAAEQNQKLEGMLVILNTVGGDVEAGLAIAEMIASMSKPTVTLVLGGGHSIGVPIAVAADYSYIAETATMTIHPVRLTGLVIGVPQTFEYLDKMQERVIKFVTKHSAITEEKFKELMFSKGNLTRDIGTNVVGPDAVEYGMINEVGGIGKAISKLNELIEERRSTKGGNLVQ is encoded by the coding sequence ATGGATTTACAAAAATCAGAGACACACCCTGAAGAACAAAAAGAGAAACAAGCAAGCATTGTTGAAAAAATACAACAATTAGGTCAAACGAATGTACCACAAATGGAACAATCGAATATACATGTATTTACAATCATTGGACAAATTGAAGGGCATATGCAATTGCCACCACAAAATAAAACGACAAAGTATGAACATATTATTCCGCAATTAGTGGCGGCAGAACAAAACCAAAAGCTTGAAGGAATGCTTGTTATTTTAAATACAGTAGGAGGAGATGTCGAAGCAGGTCTAGCGATCGCCGAGATGATTGCCTCAATGTCAAAGCCGACCGTAACCTTAGTATTAGGTGGTGGGCATTCCATCGGTGTACCAATAGCTGTTGCCGCCGATTATAGTTACATAGCGGAAACAGCAACAATGACGATCCATCCTGTTCGTTTAACTGGCTTAGTAATTGGTGTACCACAGACATTTGAATATTTAGATAAGATGCAAGAAAGAGTAATTAAATTTGTAACAAAACATTCAGCTATTACGGAAGAAAAATTCAAAGAACTAATGTTTTCAAAAGGGAATTTAACAAGAGATATTGGTACAAACGTGGTTGGCCCTGATGCTGTTGAATATGGCATGATCAATGAAGTTGGTGGAATTGGTAAAGCAATTAGTAAACTAAATGAATTGATTGAAGAGCGAAGATCTACTAAAGGTGGGAATCTAGTGCAATGA
- a CDS encoding YlzJ-like family protein encodes MILYTTVPEELIFPHENSTTNQIVVDIKEGQLILEQVSNQQLKVVRLISSDPNAYLNENYSPGRMISLF; translated from the coding sequence ATGATCCTATATACGACTGTCCCAGAGGAGTTAATCTTTCCACACGAAAATAGCACTACAAATCAAATTGTTGTTGATATTAAGGAAGGACAGTTAATTTTAGAACAAGTTTCTAATCAACAATTAAAAGTAGTGCGCTTAATTAGTTCTGATCCGAACGCTTATTTAAATGAAAATTACTCACCAGGAAGAATGATCTCTTTATTTTAA
- a CDS encoding DNA translocase FtsK yields MIGLFLIVLASVAFARLGSVGQGLTHLFRFFLGEWHVALTIGLFFVSLYLMIKRQIPDFFSRRLIGVYLLVFAIVLLSHIRLFDLFSKQGEFIDGSVIRNTWELYWLQLQGDTAINDLGGGMIGAVGFAITHFLFASSGTVVFSLFVIITSMILITGKSFTDLILSFITQIGNLFSNLYNSLIQYFVSVKEQFGTKWEQKKQDRKQKGSVVIVGGETGVDPTQNEAKNHPEPIIYDFTSKAYEKENDQPSTANQPPKQEVISEETIEINIEPAGIVAVEANENYLVPTLDLLTNPKKNNQFQERQHISANAKKLEQTLESFGVKAKVSKVHLGPAVTKYEVYPNVGVKVSKIVNLADDLALALAAKDIRIEAPIPGKSAIGIEVPNQEVAIVMLKEVLEATNSFPDASKLLIGLGRDISGDPILAELNKMPHLLVAGATGSGKSVCINGIIVSILMRAKPHEVKLMMIDPKMVELNVYNGIPHLLAPVVTEPKKASQALKKVVNEMERRYELFAHTGTRNIEGYNTLIKNQNDKNEAKQPTLPYIVVIVDELADLMMVASSDVEDSITRLAQMARAAGIHLIIATQRPSVDVITGVIKANIPSRIAFGVSSQTDSRTILDMGGAEKLLGRGDMLFLPVGASKPVRVQGAFLSDDEVENVVNYVIAQQKAQYQEEMMTKDEEQVTGEVADELYESAVDLVIEMNTASVSMLQRRFRIGYTRAARLIDEMEARGIVGPYEGSKPREVLISKKVEEDVSNG; encoded by the coding sequence CTGATCGGTCTCTTTCTAATTGTGCTAGCCTCGGTCGCCTTTGCAAGACTAGGTAGCGTTGGACAAGGTCTAACGCATCTATTTCGCTTCTTTCTAGGTGAATGGCATGTTGCATTGACCATTGGATTGTTTTTTGTTTCTCTTTATTTGATGATAAAAAGGCAAATTCCTGATTTTTTTTCGAGGAGACTTATTGGGGTTTATTTACTCGTATTTGCAATCGTTTTATTGAGTCATATTCGATTGTTTGATTTATTTTCAAAACAAGGAGAGTTTATTGACGGTTCAGTCATTCGAAATACGTGGGAGTTGTACTGGCTTCAACTTCAGGGAGATACAGCGATTAATGATCTAGGAGGCGGGATGATTGGTGCAGTTGGCTTTGCCATTACTCACTTTCTATTTGCTTCTAGTGGTACTGTTGTTTTTTCTTTATTTGTAATTATTACATCAATGATATTAATAACAGGCAAGTCTTTTACAGATCTAATCTTAAGTTTTATTACTCAAATTGGAAATCTCTTTAGCAACCTATATAATAGCTTGATTCAATACTTTGTTAGCGTAAAAGAACAATTTGGAACTAAATGGGAACAGAAAAAGCAAGATCGCAAACAAAAGGGTTCTGTTGTCATAGTAGGTGGTGAAACTGGTGTTGACCCAACTCAAAATGAGGCCAAGAACCACCCGGAACCAATTATTTATGACTTTACAAGTAAGGCATATGAAAAAGAGAATGATCAACCCAGCACGGCTAATCAACCTCCAAAGCAAGAAGTTATTAGTGAAGAAACTATTGAAATTAATATTGAGCCAGCTGGAATTGTTGCAGTTGAAGCGAATGAAAACTACCTAGTACCAACGCTAGATCTATTAACTAATCCAAAGAAGAACAATCAATTTCAAGAACGACAACATATCTCTGCAAATGCCAAAAAGTTAGAACAAACTCTAGAAAGCTTTGGCGTAAAAGCGAAAGTTTCAAAGGTTCATTTAGGCCCTGCGGTAACGAAATATGAAGTATATCCAAATGTTGGAGTTAAGGTCAGTAAAATTGTCAATTTAGCTGATGATTTAGCATTAGCATTAGCTGCCAAAGATATTCGCATCGAGGCGCCTATCCCTGGTAAATCTGCGATTGGTATCGAGGTTCCAAACCAAGAAGTAGCGATTGTTATGTTAAAAGAGGTATTAGAAGCAACTAATTCCTTTCCTGATGCTTCAAAGCTGTTAATTGGACTTGGAAGAGACATATCCGGAGATCCTATCTTAGCTGAATTAAACAAAATGCCCCATTTACTTGTCGCAGGGGCAACTGGTAGTGGAAAAAGTGTGTGTATCAACGGAATTATTGTTAGTATCTTAATGAGAGCTAAACCTCATGAAGTTAAATTGATGATGATCGACCCGAAAATGGTTGAACTTAATGTTTACAATGGCATCCCTCATTTGCTGGCTCCGGTGGTGACTGAACCGAAGAAAGCTTCACAGGCACTGAAAAAAGTTGTTAATGAAATGGAACGACGGTACGAGCTTTTTGCTCATACTGGGACAAGAAATATTGAGGGTTATAATACATTAATTAAAAATCAAAATGATAAAAATGAAGCGAAGCAACCAACACTTCCTTATATTGTAGTCATCGTGGACGAGCTTGCAGATTTAATGATGGTAGCCTCGAGCGATGTTGAGGATAGTATTACAAGACTAGCACAAATGGCGCGTGCAGCAGGAATTCATTTAATTATTGCTACACAAAGACCGTCAGTAGATGTAATTACCGGTGTTATTAAAGCGAATATACCTTCAAGGATTGCTTTTGGTGTTTCGTCACAAACAGACTCCCGTACAATTCTTGACATGGGTGGAGCGGAGAAATTACTTGGTCGAGGAGATATGTTATTCCTGCCAGTAGGTGCTTCGAAACCAGTTCGTGTTCAAGGAGCTTTTCTTTCGGATGATGAAGTAGAGAATGTTGTCAACTACGTGATTGCACAACAAAAGGCTCAATACCAAGAGGAAATGATGACAAAAGATGAAGAACAGGTCACTGGAGAAGTAGCCGATGAGTTGTACGAATCGGCTGTTGATTTAGTCATTGAAATGAATACGGCATCTGTTTCGATGCTCCAACGTAGATTTCGAATCGGCTATACAAGAGCTGCTCGTTTAATTGATGAAATGGAAGCAAGAGGAATTGTTGGCCCTTATGAAGGGAGCAAACCGAGAGAAGTACTCATTTCTAAGAAAGTTGAAGAAGATGTGTCCAATGGATAA
- a CDS encoding GntR family transcriptional regulator, which yields MIKADHRPLYLQVIDKLKQDIETGIYEAGERLPSEFELSKQLGISRATLREALRILEDEGVITRRHGVGTFICSKPLFSSGIEELFSVTEMIKRGNQKPGTIFLSSNIKEATSEDWEKFQLEEFDDLIVVERVRTADDEPVVYCLDKIPKLYLPNYTSHNDQSIFDSLEKEGAAISYAITQIEPIGYHEKVSDILHCDPETSLLVLKQMHYDDRERPILYSINYFRSDKFKFHVLRKRV from the coding sequence GTGATAAAAGCTGATCATCGACCACTATATTTACAAGTGATTGATAAATTAAAACAGGATATTGAAACGGGGATTTATGAAGCTGGTGAGCGACTGCCTTCAGAATTTGAACTTTCAAAGCAACTAGGAATTAGTCGGGCAACGCTTCGAGAAGCACTTAGAATTCTTGAAGATGAAGGTGTCATAACAAGACGACATGGAGTTGGCACATTTATTTGTAGCAAACCATTGTTTTCATCAGGGATTGAGGAGTTATTTAGTGTAACTGAAATGATAAAACGAGGAAATCAAAAGCCAGGGACTATTTTTCTATCTTCTAATATCAAAGAGGCAACGAGTGAGGATTGGGAAAAGTTTCAGCTAGAAGAATTTGATGATTTAATAGTTGTAGAACGGGTTCGTACTGCAGATGATGAACCGGTAGTATACTGTTTGGATAAAATACCAAAACTTTATTTGCCAAACTATACCTCCCATAATGATCAATCTATTTTTGATAGCTTAGAGAAAGAAGGGGCAGCGATCTCCTATGCTATTACCCAAATCGAACCTATTGGCTATCATGAGAAAGTATCGGATATTTTGCACTGTGATCCAGAAACTTCATTATTAGTATTAAAGCAAATGCATTATGATGATCGGGAACGACCAATTCTTTATTCCATAAATTACTTCCGATCTGACAAATTTAAGTTTCATGTACTTCGAAAACGTGTATAA
- the yfmF gene encoding EF-P 5-aminopentanol modification-associated protein YfmF encodes MSIKVEDVNVNGINLHTIETNKYKTNTIVLHIKAPLEKETVTARALLPYVLQSGTQTYPTRLEIRSHLDELYGSTLTVDVSKKGEHQILSFRMDVANENFLKDKTPLLEEALKLLAEILLNPVKEAGVFHSATLANEKRNLKQRIQSIFDDKIRYANMRITEEMCKQEPYGLSVWGYEKEIDSLTTDQLFNQYQKMLENDQIDLYIVGDVSAKNILQLVEKYFLFPKQRKEQATNNLDKQEVKSISEENVVIEEQDIKQGKLHIGFRTHTTFNDDDYFAMQMFNGLFGGFSHSKLFINVREKASLAYYASSRFESHKGILMVMSGIEFKNYDQAVSIIKEQLKSMQSGDFSDSEIEQTRAVIKNQILETVDVAKGYVELLYHNAVATKSLTIEDWLEGIDKVSKEDIIKVGQKIQLDTIYFLKGKEEK; translated from the coding sequence ATGAGCATTAAAGTAGAGGATGTAAATGTAAACGGAATTAATCTTCATACAATTGAAACGAATAAATATAAAACAAATACAATTGTATTACATATTAAAGCACCGCTTGAAAAAGAAACAGTAACGGCACGAGCTCTGCTGCCTTACGTCTTACAAAGTGGTACACAGACGTATCCAACAAGATTGGAAATAAGAAGCCACTTAGACGAATTATATGGGTCAACACTTACAGTAGATGTAAGCAAAAAAGGTGAACATCAAATTTTGTCGTTTCGAATGGATGTTGCGAATGAAAATTTCCTCAAAGATAAGACTCCATTACTTGAAGAGGCCTTAAAGCTGTTAGCAGAAATTTTACTAAACCCAGTGAAAGAGGCTGGTGTTTTTCACTCAGCAACACTTGCTAATGAAAAGAGAAACTTAAAACAACGTATTCAATCAATTTTTGATGATAAGATCCGTTATGCGAATATGCGTATAACAGAAGAAATGTGCAAACAGGAGCCATATGGTTTATCAGTATGGGGCTATGAAAAGGAAATTGATTCATTGACTACCGATCAGTTATTTAATCAGTACCAAAAGATGCTTGAAAATGATCAAATTGATTTATACATTGTTGGAGATGTTTCTGCGAAAAATATTCTCCAGTTAGTTGAGAAATACTTCCTTTTTCCAAAACAACGAAAAGAACAAGCAACGAACAATTTAGACAAACAGGAAGTGAAGTCGATTAGCGAAGAAAATGTAGTAATCGAGGAACAGGATATTAAACAAGGGAAACTCCATATTGGGTTTAGAACCCATACAACATTTAATGATGATGATTATTTTGCGATGCAAATGTTCAACGGTTTATTTGGGGGATTTTCACATTCTAAATTGTTTATCAATGTACGTGAAAAAGCTAGCTTAGCCTACTATGCTTCATCAAGATTTGAAAGTCATAAAGGCATATTAATGGTCATGTCAGGAATTGAGTTTAAAAACTATGATCAGGCAGTTTCGATTATTAAAGAGCAACTAAAAAGTATGCAGAGCGGAGATTTTTCAGACAGTGAAATAGAACAGACAAGAGCAGTCATAAAAAATCAAATATTAGAGACTGTTGACGTGGCTAAGGGATATGTTGAATTACTGTATCATAATGCTGTGGCAACGAAATCTCTGACAATCGAGGATTGGCTTGAGGGCATCGATAAGGTTTCGAAGGAAGACATTATTAAAGTTGGTCAAAAAATCCAGTTAGACACCATCTATTTCTTAAAAGGAAAGGAGGAAAAGTAA
- the yfmH gene encoding EF-P 5-aminopentanol modification-associated protein YfmH has translation MKQIVFEQLNETLYHETLENGLEVYILPKQGFNKTYATFTTKYGSVDNHFIPIGENESLKVPDGIAHFLEHKMFEDEEGDVFQLFSKQGASANAFTSFTRTAYLFSSTSEVEKNLETLLDFVQHPYFTEESVEKEKGIIGQEITMYDDNPDWRVYFGVIENMYQNHPVKIDIAGTIASIDKITKDLLYKCYETFYHPKNMVLFIIGSLQPEEIMQLVKANQSKKTFNEMGTIERIFDEEPAAVAKKKEVLRMSVHTPKCLVGFKEKQQTKQGKELLKHELSINVLLDLMLGQSSKNYEKLYNDGLIDDSFSFDYSAELGFGFTIIGGDTKDPDRLVETLEQMISSFIQTPLDEKAVARAIKKKIGAFMRAVNSPEYIANQFTRYQFNDMNLFDVVGTLEELTKQELEQKAKEHFDPTMFTVCQVLPK, from the coding sequence ATGAAACAAATTGTATTTGAACAGCTTAACGAGACTTTATATCATGAAACTCTCGAAAACGGACTTGAAGTATATATATTACCAAAACAAGGATTTAATAAAACATATGCAACGTTTACCACTAAATACGGCTCTGTTGATAATCATTTTATCCCGATCGGAGAGAATGAATCTTTAAAAGTTCCAGATGGGATTGCTCACTTTTTAGAGCATAAAATGTTTGAAGACGAAGAGGGTGACGTGTTTCAACTTTTTAGTAAGCAAGGTGCGTCTGCAAACGCATTTACAAGCTTTACGAGAACTGCTTACTTATTTTCAAGCACCTCAGAAGTTGAAAAAAACCTAGAAACCTTACTAGACTTTGTTCAACATCCTTACTTCACTGAAGAAAGTGTTGAAAAAGAAAAGGGGATTATTGGTCAAGAAATTACCATGTATGATGATAATCCTGACTGGCGTGTATACTTTGGTGTAATTGAAAATATGTATCAAAATCATCCTGTAAAAATTGATATTGCGGGCACGATTGCCTCAATCGATAAGATAACAAAAGACTTATTATATAAGTGTTACGAAACGTTTTACCATCCAAAAAATATGGTTCTATTTATTATTGGCTCACTACAACCTGAAGAAATTATGCAGCTCGTAAAAGCAAATCAAAGCAAGAAAACATTTAATGAAATGGGAACGATTGAGCGGATATTTGACGAAGAGCCAGCAGCTGTAGCGAAAAAGAAAGAAGTACTAAGGATGTCAGTGCACACGCCGAAATGTTTAGTTGGATTTAAAGAAAAACAACAAACGAAACAGGGAAAAGAGCTATTGAAGCATGAGTTAAGCATCAATGTCCTGTTAGATTTAATGCTTGGCCAAAGTTCCAAAAACTATGAAAAACTGTATAATGATGGATTAATTGATGACTCATTTTCTTTTGATTACTCAGCAGAATTAGGTTTTGGTTTCACAATTATTGGTGGCGATACAAAAGACCCTGATCGATTAGTGGAAACACTTGAACAAATGATTAGCTCATTCATTCAAACGCCACTAGATGAAAAAGCCGTAGCGAGAGCGATTAAGAAGAAAATAGGAGCGTTTATGAGGGCAGTTAATTCGCCTGAGTATATTGCCAATCAATTTACCCGTTATCAGTTTAATGATATGAACTTATTTGATGTTGTCGGAACACTAGAAGAATTAACGAAGCAAGAACTTGAACAAAAAGCAAAAGAGCATTTTGATCCAACAATGTTTACTGTTTGTCAAGTGCTCCCTAAATAA
- the ymfI gene encoding elongation factor P 5-aminopentanone reductase, with protein MKYALITGASGGIGREIAKALASQGYCLYLHYHQNENSVDILQEQLTNTSTWKVQADLSTKNGLSKLIAEITTPIDVLILNSGSSYVGLMTDMEENQVEDMIQLHLTSTFLLTKSLLPGMIKKKSGKIVVISSIWGVTGASCEVLYSTLKGGLNTFVKALAKEVAPSGVNVNAVAPGAIATNMLADFLPEDIDTLCEEIPMGRLGKPHEVADLVSFLISSKASYINGQIININGAWYC; from the coding sequence GTGAAGTATGCATTAATTACAGGTGCAAGTGGCGGAATTGGACGTGAAATAGCCAAAGCCTTAGCTAGTCAGGGCTATTGTCTTTACTTGCATTATCATCAAAATGAAAATAGTGTTGACATTCTACAAGAGCAATTGACAAATACCAGTACCTGGAAGGTTCAAGCGGACTTAAGCACCAAAAACGGTTTATCTAAATTGATTGCTGAAATTACAACCCCAATTGATGTGCTGATCCTAAATAGCGGGAGTAGTTATGTCGGTTTAATGACTGATATGGAGGAAAATCAAGTTGAAGATATGATTCAACTTCACTTGACTAGTACCTTTTTATTAACTAAATCGTTATTACCTGGTATGATTAAAAAAAAATCAGGAAAAATTGTGGTAATATCTTCAATATGGGGAGTAACTGGTGCTTCGTGTGAGGTTTTATATTCAACGTTAAAAGGTGGCCTTAATACCTTCGTGAAGGCTTTAGCTAAAGAAGTTGCCCCTAGTGGTGTTAACGTAAACGCAGTTGCCCCAGGAGCAATTGCGACAAATATGTTAGCAGATTTTTTACCAGAGGATATCGATACACTATGTGAAGAAATTCCGATGGGAAGGTTAGGGAAGCCTCATGAAGTTGCAGATCTCGTGTCGTTTTTAATATCAAGCAAGGCTTCGTATATTAATGGTCAAATTATCAACATCAATGGTGCTTGGTATTGTTAA
- a CDS encoding DUF3243 domain-containing protein translates to MSVLDNWEQWKGFLGDRLQQAEQEGMNQQVVNDVAYQVGEYLAQQVDPKNEQERVLADLWKVASEEEQHAIANMMVKLVKNNQGM, encoded by the coding sequence ATGTCTGTATTAGATAATTGGGAACAATGGAAAGGCTTTCTAGGTGATCGCCTACAACAAGCTGAGCAAGAAGGTATGAACCAACAAGTAGTAAATGATGTTGCTTATCAAGTAGGTGAGTATTTAGCTCAACAAGTTGATCCTAAAAATGAACAAGAACGAGTGTTAGCAGACCTTTGGAAAGTTGCTTCTGAAGAGGAACAACACGCTATAGCCAATATGATGGTTAAATTAGTTAAAAATAATCAAGGTATGTAG
- a CDS encoding DUF3388 domain-containing protein has translation MLKKEWYLEYQIHKNRPGLLGDIASLLGMLSINIITINGVDHMRRGMLILSEDDEQIERLTMILNTMDNISVTKVREPKLRDRLAVRHGHFIERDGDEKKIFRFVRDELGILVDFMAELFKKEGHKLIGIRGMPRVGKTESIVAASVCANKRWSFISSTLLRQTIRSQLADDELSENNIYIIDGIVTTMRATEKHRTLVNDVMRLSSTKVIEHPDIFVRETEYTLDDFDYIIELRNNHDETITYEVIDSGFSSFDIS, from the coding sequence ATACTGAAAAAGGAATGGTATTTAGAATATCAAATACATAAAAATAGACCTGGTTTATTAGGTGACATAGCATCCCTTCTTGGTATGTTATCAATAAACATTATTACGATTAATGGTGTTGACCACATGAGACGGGGAATGCTAATTTTAAGTGAAGATGATGAACAAATCGAGCGCCTAACGATGATTTTAAACACAATGGACAATATTTCAGTGACAAAAGTTAGGGAGCCGAAACTTCGCGACCGTTTAGCTGTTCGACATGGTCATTTTATTGAACGAGATGGTGATGAAAAAAAAATCTTTCGGTTTGTTCGTGATGAATTAGGTATTCTTGTTGATTTTATGGCAGAGTTATTTAAAAAGGAAGGCCACAAACTAATTGGGATTCGTGGTATGCCTCGAGTTGGGAAAACGGAATCAATTGTAGCTGCAAGTGTTTGTGCCAATAAGCGTTGGTCATTTATCTCGTCAACATTACTTAGACAAACAATCCGCAGTCAGTTAGCAGATGACGAGTTATCTGAGAATAACATCTATATAATAGACGGAATTGTAACAACGATGCGAGCAACAGAGAAGCATCGTACGCTCGTAAATGATGTCATGCGGCTTAGCTCAACAAAAGTCATCGAACACCCTGACATTTTTGTTAGAGAAACAGAGTATACGTTAGATGACTTTGACTACATAATAGAGCTAAGAAACAATCATGATGAAACCATTACTTATGAAGTAATCGACTCCGGTTTTTCTTCATTTGATATTAGTTAA